One Mesorhizobium sp. J428 DNA segment encodes these proteins:
- a CDS encoding rhodanese-like domain-containing protein has product MLVDLRDPRELKRDGKIPGAFHCPRGMLEFWIDPDSPYAKEIFQQDKTFVFYCASGWRSALSAKTAQDMGLSPVRHIAGGISAWKAAGGRVDMPE; this is encoded by the coding sequence GTGCTGGTGGACCTGCGCGATCCGCGGGAACTCAAGCGCGACGGCAAGATCCCCGGCGCGTTCCATTGCCCGCGCGGCATGCTCGAATTCTGGATCGATCCGGACAGCCCCTACGCCAAGGAGATCTTCCAGCAGGACAAGACCTTCGTCTTCTACTGCGCCTCCGGCTGGCGCTCGGCGCTGTCGGCGAAGACGGCGCAGGACATGGGCCTTTCGCCGGTCCGCCACATCGCCGGCGGCATCAGCGCCTGGAAGGCGGCCGGCGGCCGCGTGGACATGCCGGAATGA
- a CDS encoding IclR family transcriptional regulator, with product MSVLGSRTPIHCSSLGKALLMGDMENLLPKLPRLRKFTDKTVTTLPALRKEIEAAREAGVAEAYDEYAIGVSGVSAPIHGVDGALLGVIGISLPTSRAKPPHLDKIRKAVRDHADRLSKALGGID from the coding sequence ATGTCCGTGCTGGGAAGCCGCACGCCGATCCATTGCTCGTCCCTCGGCAAGGCGCTCCTGATGGGCGACATGGAAAACCTGCTTCCCAAGCTGCCGCGCCTGCGCAAGTTCACCGACAAGACGGTCACGACCCTGCCTGCCTTGCGCAAGGAGATCGAAGCCGCGAGGGAGGCGGGCGTCGCGGAAGCCTATGACGAATACGCGATCGGCGTCAGCGGCGTGTCCGCGCCGATCCACGGCGTCGATGGCGCATTGCTTGGCGTCATCGGCATCTCGCTGCCGACCAGCCGGGCCAAGCCGCCGCATCTCGACAAGATCCGGAAAGCGGTCCGCGATCACGCCGACCGGCTGAGCAAGGCACTCGGCGGCATCGACTGA
- a CDS encoding 3-keto-5-aminohexanoate cleavage protein yields MADKKIISCAITGATHTPTMSPYLPVTPDAIIEQAVGAAQAGAAILHLHARDPQTQRPTAELDIWMHILKSISSQTDAVLNMTTGGSTFMSIEDRLRAPLAAAPELCSCNMGSMNFGTYMMKEKFKGKWKNDWEEDYLEASRGAIFRNTFADIEYIMSSLGEKGTRFEFECYDVGHLYNLAHMLDRGFVKLPMFVQIIVGTLGGIGPGPENLNFMKETADRLFGKDYRWSVLAGGRHQMNMATMAATMGGNVRVGLEDSLYAGKGKLATSNAEQVRMIRTVMENLSMEIASPAEARQMLGLKGADQVAF; encoded by the coding sequence ATGGCCGACAAGAAGATCATCAGCTGCGCCATCACCGGCGCGACCCACACGCCCACAATGTCGCCCTATCTGCCGGTGACGCCTGACGCGATCATCGAGCAGGCCGTCGGCGCCGCACAGGCCGGCGCGGCCATCCTCCATCTGCATGCCCGCGACCCGCAGACGCAGCGTCCGACTGCCGAGCTCGACATCTGGATGCACATCCTGAAGTCGATCAGTTCGCAGACCGACGCTGTTCTGAACATGACCACCGGCGGCTCGACCTTCATGTCGATCGAAGACCGCCTGCGCGCTCCATTGGCCGCAGCCCCTGAACTGTGCTCCTGCAACATGGGGTCGATGAACTTCGGCACCTACATGATGAAGGAGAAGTTCAAGGGCAAGTGGAAGAACGACTGGGAAGAGGACTACCTCGAAGCCAGCCGCGGCGCGATCTTCCGCAACACCTTCGCCGACATCGAATACATCATGTCCAGTCTCGGCGAGAAGGGAACCCGCTTCGAATTCGAGTGCTACGATGTCGGCCACCTCTACAACCTCGCCCATATGCTCGACCGCGGCTTCGTCAAGCTGCCGATGTTCGTGCAGATCATCGTGGGCACGCTCGGCGGCATCGGACCGGGGCCGGAAAACCTCAATTTCATGAAGGAGACGGCCGATCGGCTGTTCGGCAAGGACTACCGCTGGTCGGTACTGGCCGGCGGCAGGCACCAGATGAACATGGCGACCATGGCCGCCACGATGGGCGGCAACGTCCGCGTCGGCCTGGAAGACAGCCTCTATGCCGGCAAGGGCAAGCTCGCGACGTCGAACGCCGAGCAAGTGCGGATGATCCGCACCGTCATGGAGAACCTGTCGATGGAGATTGCCTCGCCTGCCGAGGCGCGGCAGATGCTGGGCCTCAAGGGCGCGGACCAGGTCGCGTTCTGA
- a CDS encoding SDR family oxidoreductase yields MSSSDYWSSRRAVVTAGASGIGLAIATALRDAGTNVWVCDIAEEQLARPEITDRGIKARLCDVSDAASVNAFVAEAAADMGGIDIVINNAGIAGPAAPLHELDFEAWKKTFDVNVHGQFHVAHATIPHLKATGRGGSMVCMASVAGKYAFPLRSPYASSKAAVISMARCLSVELGPDQIRVNSIAPGVVAGDRIRRVFTDRAATKGITYEEMEALALRAVSMKTMVESDEIAALVLYLCGPAGRPITGQCMSICGGLEYTE; encoded by the coding sequence ATGAGCTCATCTGACTATTGGAGTTCGCGGCGCGCCGTCGTCACGGCGGGCGCCTCGGGCATCGGACTGGCGATCGCGACGGCGCTGCGCGATGCGGGAACCAATGTCTGGGTCTGCGACATCGCCGAGGAGCAGCTCGCGCGGCCCGAGATCACCGACCGGGGAATCAAGGCGCGCCTCTGCGACGTTTCCGATGCAGCGTCGGTGAATGCTTTCGTCGCCGAAGCGGCGGCCGACATGGGCGGCATCGACATCGTCATCAACAATGCCGGTATCGCCGGCCCCGCCGCACCGCTGCACGAACTCGACTTCGAAGCGTGGAAGAAGACGTTCGACGTCAACGTGCACGGCCAGTTCCATGTCGCGCACGCGACGATCCCGCATCTCAAGGCGACCGGCCGGGGCGGCAGCATGGTCTGCATGGCCTCCGTCGCCGGAAAATACGCCTTTCCGCTGCGCTCGCCCTATGCAAGCTCGAAGGCGGCGGTGATCTCGATGGCCCGCTGCCTTTCGGTCGAGCTCGGCCCCGACCAGATCAGGGTCAATTCGATCGCGCCCGGCGTCGTCGCCGGCGACCGCATCCGCCGTGTCTTCACCGATCGCGCCGCCACGAAAGGCATCACCTACGAGGAAATGGAAGCGCTGGCGCTGCGGGCGGTGTCGATGAAGACCATGGTCGAGTCCGACGAGATCGCCGCCCTTGTTCTCTATCTCTGCGGACCGGCGGGACGGCCGATCACCGGCCAGTGCATGAGCATCTGCGGCGGACTGGAATATACGGAGTAA
- a CDS encoding MaoC family dehydratase — MPLDPHRLLNLDLPVRRYSYEDREPMLYALAVGASATDLGFVYERDLKVIPSFVQVAGYDDSWLGAGGVDLQHVVHGSLDIEFFDCFDATGVAEIRTRIAGLSDKGEGRGGIVHQLMEISQRGRPVANSLSSLFVRGAGGFGGDRGRQPDAVVMPEGPPHAVVEVSTAANQAALFRLLGDRNPLHIDPAFAKAAGFETPILHGAATFGVACLTVLKTFCDGEPSRMKRFAARFSGPVFPGETLVFSFWQTANEIRFRASAKERNAPVLDGGRTTIG; from the coding sequence ATGCCCCTCGACCCCCACCGACTGCTCAACCTGGATCTGCCGGTTCGCCGCTATTCCTACGAGGATCGCGAGCCGATGCTCTATGCGCTGGCGGTCGGTGCGAGCGCCACCGACCTTGGGTTCGTCTATGAGCGCGATCTCAAGGTCATACCGAGCTTCGTACAAGTCGCGGGCTACGACGATTCCTGGCTCGGTGCCGGCGGCGTCGACCTGCAGCACGTCGTCCACGGCAGTCTCGATATCGAGTTCTTCGACTGTTTCGACGCGACGGGCGTGGCCGAGATACGGACCCGGATCGCGGGCCTCAGCGACAAGGGCGAGGGCCGCGGCGGCATCGTCCATCAGCTGATGGAGATCTCGCAGCGCGGCCGTCCGGTGGCCAACAGCCTCTCCAGCCTCTTCGTGCGCGGTGCCGGCGGCTTCGGTGGCGACCGCGGCCGCCAGCCTGATGCCGTCGTCATGCCCGAGGGCCCGCCGCATGCCGTCGTCGAGGTCAGCACAGCCGCCAATCAGGCTGCCCTGTTCCGCCTGCTCGGCGATAGGAATCCGCTCCATATCGACCCGGCATTCGCTAAGGCGGCCGGCTTCGAGACGCCGATCCTTCACGGCGCCGCGACCTTCGGCGTTGCCTGCCTGACCGTTCTCAAGACCTTCTGCGACGGAGAGCCGAGCCGGATGAAACGCTTCGCCGCCCGCTTTTCGGGCCCCGTCTTCCCCGGCGAGACGCTTGTTTTCTCGTTCTGGCAGACGGCCAACGAGATCCGCTTTCGCGCGTCGGCCAAGGAACGCAATGCACCGGTGCTCGACGGCGGTCGCACGACGATCGGCTGA
- a CDS encoding hydantoinase/oxoprolinase family protein encodes MNGWRLGIDIGGTFTDVIAVSPDGAAPRSAKVPSRPQEPVRAIVDAISAVELKWDEIAEIVHGTTIVTNDIVEHRFRPCALVATAGFSDTIEIARGARRHLYRMDALPRPKPLVPAGLRFEVVERLTAQGEVATPLTDAEIDRVVGEVAASGVDTVAVCLLHSFRNPVHETRLGAALRAALPHVSLSHEVSPEFREFERMNTTILNAMMISKIKHHLSLIDERKPRHSRLHLMHSASGMASPALIAERPLMLAMSGPAAGVAASSQAAQRLGIDHAITFDMGGTTTDVCLIVNGRAEIAANRELGEQRIRMPMVAVDSIGAGGGSIARLVSGALVVGPESAGAEPGPACYGKGGDLPTVSDADLILGYLNPSRTLGGSVVLDRVAAEGAVRQLAEAMGVSVLQAATGIAKVVHSNMARALRRATVERGRDIREFGLVAFGGAGPMHVAEVARLCGISHVTIPAFSSGFSALGCVEATMSYSRQTTIGMKSTAWDACALHKAVAAETNALSVAVIEAGHQKEGLDVSITAGIRYSGQSYETPIRDPALDDHDRLNRQFEQAHEALYGYSTGEPWELASLRIEVSAPRNDAREAPVIENDEAEVTPEFGSRQVTFESGTTFDVPVRHRRRLPIGVAIKGPLVIEDEWSTVVVPPGDQVTADRAGNLAMEVVL; translated from the coding sequence ATGAACGGTTGGAGACTTGGGATCGACATCGGCGGTACCTTCACCGATGTCATCGCGGTTTCTCCCGACGGCGCGGCTCCGCGCTCGGCCAAGGTTCCGAGCCGGCCGCAGGAACCCGTTCGCGCCATCGTCGACGCGATTTCCGCTGTCGAACTGAAGTGGGACGAGATCGCCGAGATCGTGCACGGCACGACGATCGTCACGAACGACATCGTCGAGCACCGTTTCCGTCCCTGCGCCCTGGTCGCGACCGCCGGCTTCTCAGACACGATCGAAATCGCCCGCGGCGCGAGGCGCCATCTCTATCGCATGGACGCGCTGCCGCGGCCGAAGCCGCTTGTGCCGGCGGGGCTCCGGTTCGAGGTCGTGGAGCGGCTGACGGCGCAAGGCGAAGTCGCGACGCCGCTGACCGATGCCGAGATCGACCGTGTCGTGGGCGAGGTCGCGGCCTCCGGCGTCGATACGGTGGCGGTCTGCCTCCTGCACTCGTTCCGCAATCCCGTCCACGAGACGCGTCTTGGTGCGGCACTTCGGGCCGCCCTGCCGCATGTCAGCCTGTCACATGAGGTGAGTCCGGAATTCCGCGAGTTCGAGCGGATGAACACGACCATCCTGAACGCGATGATGATCTCCAAGATCAAGCATCATCTCTCGCTGATCGACGAGCGCAAACCCCGGCACAGCCGGCTGCACCTTATGCATTCGGCAAGCGGCATGGCGTCGCCCGCGCTCATCGCGGAGCGCCCGCTCATGCTTGCCATGTCCGGTCCGGCCGCCGGCGTGGCCGCGAGCTCGCAGGCGGCCCAGAGGCTGGGCATCGACCATGCGATCACCTTCGACATGGGCGGAACCACCACCGACGTCTGCCTGATCGTCAATGGCCGCGCAGAGATCGCCGCGAACCGGGAGCTGGGCGAGCAGCGCATCCGCATGCCGATGGTGGCGGTGGATTCCATCGGCGCGGGCGGCGGCTCAATTGCCAGGCTCGTCAGCGGAGCGCTCGTCGTCGGGCCCGAGAGCGCGGGAGCGGAGCCGGGACCGGCCTGCTACGGCAAGGGCGGCGACCTGCCCACGGTGTCCGACGCGGATCTCATCCTCGGCTATCTCAACCCGTCGCGCACACTCGGCGGATCGGTCGTGCTCGACCGGGTCGCGGCGGAAGGCGCGGTCAGGCAACTGGCCGAGGCGATGGGCGTGTCCGTGCTCCAGGCTGCAACCGGCATCGCCAAGGTTGTGCATTCCAACATGGCGCGGGCGCTGCGCCGCGCCACCGTGGAGCGCGGCCGCGACATCCGCGAATTCGGTCTCGTCGCCTTCGGCGGTGCCGGTCCCATGCACGTGGCCGAGGTCGCACGCCTGTGCGGCATCTCGCATGTCACGATTCCGGCCTTTTCGTCCGGCTTTTCCGCGCTTGGGTGCGTCGAGGCGACGATGAGCTATTCGCGGCAGACTACGATCGGAATGAAGTCGACGGCATGGGACGCCTGTGCGCTGCACAAGGCGGTCGCCGCCGAAACCAACGCATTGTCGGTGGCGGTGATCGAAGCCGGACACCAGAAAGAGGGGCTCGACGTCTCCATCACGGCCGGCATCCGCTACAGCGGCCAGAGCTACGAGACGCCGATCCGCGATCCGGCCCTCGACGACCATGACCGGTTGAACCGGCAGTTCGAGCAGGCACACGAAGCGCTGTACGGTTATTCCACCGGCGAGCCGTGGGAACTTGCCTCGCTGCGCATCGAAGTCTCGGCGCCCCGGAACGACGCGCGCGAAGCGCCTGTCATCGAGAATGACGAGGCCGAAGTGACACCGGAATTCGGCTCCCGCCAGGTGACGTTCGAGAGCGGGACAACCTTCGACGTTCCCGTACGCCATCGCCGGCGTCTTCCGATCGGCGTCGCAATCAAGGGGCCGCTCGTCATCGAGGACGAGTGGTCGACCGTCGTCGTGCCGCCGGGCGACCAGGTGACCGCCGACAGGGCAGGCAACCTCGCCATGGAGGTGGTCCTGTGA
- a CDS encoding hydantoinase B/oxoprolinase family protein, with product MSIEPVSLEVIRNALTAIAEEMSMVVMRAARSPLLREAGDHSSALTDAEGFLVAQGADVPVHLGVLSFTVREFLKRVPADRLEPGDVWIVNLPEIGGNHLPDVKLIRPIFRDGEIYAFAVSLAHWADVGGAMPGSYFAAARDAWQEGLRLPPTRLVVADRFDAEKLDLILANVRGPEERKGDILAQVAATTVAGRRLDELAAKHGVAWMKEAMQAIHARAERQMAEAIRAIPNGVYRGEDWMDDDGHGGAPVPIRVTVTIEDETATFDFSESADSVPGPINTTKFIAGAAVFYVMKALYGPDIQPSGGCYRPLTVVTRPGSIVDAAYDRPVVGGNHETCQRLADAIFRAFEPIAARELSGGGPTTAGLLIFGTRTDTGWSTFYEVHPGGEGARFDRDGMASTRVHLANVMNTPAEVIESEYPITVEFQRLRAGSGGAGRHKGGEGIARGYRMRGDETALTTMFERAVVPPYGIDGGEPGATFRATLHREDGEQIQLRGKQNIQIARGDLVVVESSGGGGHGHPSGQGR from the coding sequence GTGAGCATCGAACCCGTTTCCCTCGAAGTCATCCGCAACGCGCTCACGGCGATTGCCGAGGAGATGTCGATGGTGGTCATGCGCGCGGCGCGGTCGCCATTGCTGCGCGAAGCCGGCGATCATTCCTCCGCCCTGACGGACGCGGAAGGCTTTCTCGTTGCCCAGGGCGCGGACGTGCCGGTCCATCTCGGCGTGCTCTCCTTCACCGTGCGCGAATTCCTCAAGCGCGTGCCAGCGGACCGGCTGGAGCCGGGAGACGTCTGGATCGTCAACCTGCCCGAGATCGGCGGCAACCACCTGCCGGACGTGAAGCTGATCCGCCCGATCTTCAGGGACGGCGAGATCTATGCCTTCGCCGTGTCGCTCGCCCATTGGGCGGATGTCGGCGGCGCGATGCCGGGCAGCTACTTCGCGGCGGCGCGCGACGCCTGGCAGGAAGGGTTGCGGCTGCCGCCGACCCGGCTGGTCGTCGCGGACCGGTTCGATGCCGAAAAGCTCGACCTGATCCTGGCCAATGTGCGCGGTCCGGAAGAGCGCAAGGGTGACATCCTCGCCCAGGTCGCTGCCACGACCGTTGCCGGGCGGCGACTGGACGAACTCGCGGCAAAACACGGCGTCGCCTGGATGAAGGAGGCGATGCAGGCCATTCACGCGCGCGCCGAGCGCCAGATGGCGGAAGCGATCAGGGCCATTCCGAACGGCGTCTATCGTGGCGAGGACTGGATGGACGACGATGGCCATGGCGGCGCGCCGGTCCCGATCCGGGTCACGGTGACGATCGAGGATGAAACGGCCACGTTCGACTTCAGCGAGTCCGCCGACTCCGTGCCGGGCCCGATCAACACGACCAAATTCATCGCGGGCGCGGCCGTCTTCTACGTGATGAAGGCTCTCTACGGTCCGGACATCCAGCCATCGGGCGGGTGCTACCGCCCGCTCACCGTGGTGACGCGTCCAGGCTCGATCGTCGACGCGGCCTATGACCGACCGGTCGTCGGAGGCAATCACGAGACTTGCCAGCGGCTGGCCGATGCGATCTTCCGCGCCTTTGAGCCGATCGCTGCCCGGGAGCTGAGTGGCGGCGGGCCAACGACGGCCGGCCTGCTGATCTTCGGCACGCGGACCGACACTGGCTGGTCGACCTTCTATGAAGTGCACCCAGGCGGCGAGGGCGCCCGCTTCGACCGAGACGGCATGGCCTCGACCCGTGTCCACCTGGCCAATGTGATGAACACGCCGGCCGAGGTGATCGAAAGCGAATATCCGATCACCGTCGAGTTCCAGCGCCTGCGCGCCGGCTCGGGCGGCGCCGGTCGCCACAAGGGCGGCGAGGGCATCGCGCGCGGCTATCGCATGCGCGGCGACGAAACGGCATTGACCACCATGTTCGAACGCGCAGTCGTGCCGCCATACGGCATCGACGGAGGCGAACCTGGCGCGACGTTCCGCGCAACACTGCACCGCGAAGACGGGGAGCAGATCCAGCTGCGCGGCAAGCAGAACATTCAGATCGCGAGGGGCGATCTGGTTGTCGTCGAATCCTCGGGAGGAGGTGGGCATGGCCACCCTTCCGGACAGGGTCGATGA
- a CDS encoding ABC transporter substrate-binding protein — translation MHRRDFLRSGLAFGGAAAVGLTFHPRLLSAQGQAGVIRVIAEGSPNTLDPAGTGYNIPSVNITWNVYDRLVTFGQAPLTGPGQEGAFIYDYENIVPQAAESYEIVEDGKVIRFKLRAGATFHDGSPVTADDVKWSLDRAVNVTTAKNQMGTGSMTDPKQFVVVDDSTIEVHVERADRFTLPNLALLFPAIFNAKVAKEHATAEDPWATEWLKTNVAGGGPYKLGNYQPGQQFVLEPFADWKNGDGPRTARILYQIVPQAASRRIAAERGEADLVRDLPGRDIADLLGAGKVKVLGISNPATVTYIAMNNKIAPFDNVKVRQAIAWSVPYQDMLEAVLYERGTPMFGGAAEVTSTQWPSPLPFTQDLDKAKSLLAEAGFPDGFETTFSIDADDTTVAEPVATLMQEALGKIGIKVRIDKIPAGQMGTLLTEKSCRCSSPMPAPGCAAPTTSSASSIRARPGGTSAATQIRR, via the coding sequence ATGCATAGGCGCGATTTTCTGAGAAGTGGACTTGCATTCGGCGGCGCCGCGGCCGTCGGGCTTACATTCCATCCGCGCCTGCTCAGCGCACAGGGGCAGGCCGGCGTCATCCGCGTGATCGCCGAAGGGTCGCCGAACACGCTCGATCCGGCAGGCACCGGCTACAACATTCCGTCCGTCAACATCACTTGGAACGTCTACGACCGCCTCGTCACCTTCGGTCAGGCGCCGCTTACCGGGCCGGGCCAGGAAGGCGCCTTCATCTACGACTACGAGAATATCGTGCCGCAGGCGGCCGAGAGCTACGAGATCGTCGAAGACGGCAAGGTAATCCGCTTCAAGCTGCGTGCGGGAGCGACGTTCCACGACGGCAGCCCGGTGACGGCCGATGACGTAAAGTGGTCGCTCGACCGCGCCGTCAACGTGACCACGGCCAAGAACCAGATGGGCACGGGCTCGATGACCGACCCCAAGCAGTTCGTCGTCGTCGACGACAGCACGATCGAGGTGCACGTCGAGCGCGCCGACCGCTTCACGCTGCCCAATCTGGCGCTGCTGTTCCCGGCGATCTTCAATGCGAAGGTTGCCAAGGAACACGCGACGGCAGAGGACCCGTGGGCGACGGAGTGGCTGAAGACGAATGTCGCCGGCGGCGGCCCCTACAAGCTCGGCAACTACCAGCCCGGCCAGCAGTTCGTGCTCGAGCCGTTCGCGGACTGGAAGAACGGCGACGGACCCCGCACCGCGCGCATCCTCTATCAGATCGTTCCGCAAGCCGCGAGCCGGCGCATCGCTGCAGAGCGCGGCGAGGCCGATCTCGTGCGCGACCTTCCGGGCCGCGACATCGCCGACCTGCTCGGCGCGGGCAAGGTCAAGGTTCTGGGCATCTCAAACCCTGCGACCGTCACCTACATCGCGATGAACAACAAGATCGCGCCTTTCGACAATGTGAAGGTGCGCCAGGCGATCGCGTGGAGCGTGCCCTATCAGGACATGCTGGAAGCGGTCCTGTACGAGCGGGGCACACCGATGTTCGGCGGTGCCGCTGAGGTGACTTCGACGCAGTGGCCTTCGCCGCTACCCTTCACGCAGGACCTCGACAAGGCAAAGAGCCTGCTCGCCGAGGCCGGTTTCCCGGACGGGTTCGAGACCACTTTCTCCATCGACGCGGACGACACAACCGTGGCCGAGCCGGTGGCGACCCTCATGCAGGAAGCTCTCGGCAAGATCGGCATCAAGGTGCGCATCGACAAGATTCCGGCCGGCCAGATGGGCACGCTGCTCACGGAAAAAAGCTGCCGTTGTTCATCGCCAATGCCGGCGCCTGGCTGCGCAGCCCCGACTACTTCTTCCGCATCTTCTATCAGGGCGAGACCCGGTGGAACTTCGGCAGCTACGCAAATCCGGAGATGA
- a CDS encoding ABC transporter permease: MNGSLAQAILARIWTALPVLFGVLIVTFVLIRALPGDPAIHYATSPTAGPAEIEAIRREMGLDRSVFEQFAIYLREIATGNFGNSMQTGRSVISDFAVRLPATLELAVVAFVISIVVSLPLGIAAALWRNTWFDQLCRVMSSFAAAMPVFFFGLLLIYFFYFRWGLAAEPIGRWPSSIIPPDPITGFATIDALLLGDWELFRMAFGKLLMPAASMAIFAVAPLLRMMRGSMIDSLESDYVLAARAFGISRTRVVLSYALPNAMLPVLATTGMVLSTMLGANVMIEKLFAWPGIGAYAVNSLIALDYAPVQAFVLIVASLFVVMTLVIDIVSAIIDPRYKLRG; this comes from the coding sequence ATGAACGGCTCCCTGGCCCAGGCCATCCTGGCGCGGATTTGGACGGCGCTGCCGGTGTTGTTCGGCGTGCTGATCGTCACGTTCGTCCTGATCCGCGCGCTGCCCGGCGATCCCGCTATCCACTATGCGACGAGCCCGACAGCGGGACCCGCCGAGATCGAGGCGATCCGCCGCGAGATGGGCCTCGACCGCTCGGTTTTCGAACAGTTCGCCATCTATCTGCGCGAGATCGCGACCGGCAATTTCGGCAATTCGATGCAGACCGGGCGCTCCGTGATCTCCGATTTCGCGGTGCGGCTGCCTGCGACGCTGGAGCTTGCCGTGGTGGCGTTCGTCATCTCCATCGTGGTTTCCCTGCCGCTGGGCATCGCCGCCGCACTGTGGCGGAACACCTGGTTCGACCAGCTTTGCCGCGTCATGTCGTCCTTCGCCGCCGCGATGCCGGTCTTCTTCTTCGGCCTCCTGCTCATCTATTTCTTCTATTTCCGCTGGGGTCTCGCCGCGGAGCCGATCGGACGGTGGCCCAGTTCGATCATTCCGCCCGATCCCATCACCGGCTTCGCTACGATCGACGCCCTGCTCCTCGGGGACTGGGAATTGTTCCGCATGGCCTTCGGCAAGCTGCTGATGCCGGCCGCGTCGATGGCGATCTTCGCCGTGGCGCCGCTGCTGCGAATGATGCGCGGCTCGATGATCGATTCGCTGGAAAGCGATTATGTGCTCGCCGCCAGGGCATTCGGCATCTCGCGGACGCGTGTCGTTCTCAGCTACGCGCTGCCGAACGCCATGCTGCCTGTGCTCGCCACCACAGGCATGGTGTTGTCGACGATGCTCGGCGCCAATGTGATGATCGAGAAGCTGTTCGCCTGGCCCGGCATCGGCGCCTATGCCGTCAACTCGCTGATCGCGCTCGACTATGCCCCCGTGCAGGCCTTCGTCCTGATCGTGGCCTCGCTCTTCGTCGTGATGACGCTGGTGATCGACATCGTCTCGGCGATCATCGATCCGCGCTACAAGCTGCGGGGCTGA
- a CDS encoding ABC transporter permease, protein MLSIADIRFILRRNLAGALAAVLIVVLMIVAIIGPYIAPHDPLSTNLREVLQPPSATFWFGTDHLGRDIFSRVIVAARLDFAIAIVAVSLSAVVGSAIGALSGYVGGWLDRILGRVVDVMMAFPLFVAAMALVAVLGNSVESIVLATAIINLPFYFRLMRAEISARRETGYVEAAIINGNSTAQVIFGFLVPNSLPPVIVQISLNLGWAILNTAGLAFIGLGVAPPTPEWGIMIQEGASMMVSGQWWVVVFPGLALAMSVFCFSLLGDAIRDVMDPRRRS, encoded by the coding sequence ATGCTCTCCATCGCCGACATCCGTTTCATCCTGCGGCGCAATCTTGCCGGCGCGTTGGCGGCCGTCCTCATCGTCGTCTTGATGATCGTCGCGATCATCGGTCCGTATATCGCTCCCCACGATCCGCTTTCGACCAATCTCCGCGAGGTGCTGCAGCCGCCTTCCGCAACGTTCTGGTTCGGCACCGACCACCTTGGCCGCGATATCTTCAGCCGGGTCATCGTGGCCGCGAGGCTCGATTTCGCCATCGCGATCGTCGCGGTCAGCCTCTCGGCGGTTGTCGGCTCCGCGATCGGCGCGCTGTCGGGCTATGTGGGAGGCTGGCTCGACCGCATCCTCGGACGGGTCGTCGACGTGATGATGGCGTTTCCGCTCTTCGTTGCCGCCATGGCGCTGGTCGCCGTGCTCGGCAATTCGGTGGAGAGCATCGTGCTTGCGACGGCAATCATCAACCTGCCGTTCTATTTCCGCCTGATGCGCGCCGAGATCAGCGCCAGGCGGGAAACCGGCTACGTGGAAGCCGCGATCATCAATGGCAACAGCACGGCCCAGGTGATCTTCGGCTTCCTGGTGCCGAACTCACTGCCCCCCGTGATCGTGCAGATCTCGCTCAACCTCGGCTGGGCGATCCTGAATACAGCGGGACTGGCCTTCATCGGCCTCGGCGTCGCGCCGCCGACGCCGGAATGGGGCATCATGATCCAGGAGGGCGCCTCGATGATGGTGTCCGGCCAATGGTGGGTGGTCGTCTTCCCCGGGCTCGCGCTTGCGATGTCGGTGTTCTGCTTCTCCCTGCTGGGAGACGCCATCCGCGACGTCATGGACCCGAGGCGGCGAAGCTGA